One stretch of Planctomycetia bacterium DNA includes these proteins:
- a CDS encoding ATP-binding protein — MMDVIALAMFAVIPVMAWSIYIVKYRGQYALHRKAQLSLGGLLLVTVTLFEVDVRLHGWRQNAEASPYYTTWLNPVLYVHLAFADNGTGMSPEHLSRLTEPFFTTKSSGLGLGLSICRRIIEAHGGTIAYDSTLNTGTIVTIRLQCSSNSLE, encoded by the coding sequence ATGATGGATGTGATAGCCCTCGCCATGTTCGCGGTGATCCCCGTGATGGCATGGAGCATTTACATCGTCAAATACCGAGGGCAATACGCACTGCATCGCAAAGCGCAATTATCGCTGGGCGGATTGCTGCTCGTTACGGTGACCCTCTTTGAAGTTGATGTTCGCCTGCACGGCTGGCGGCAGAATGCCGAGGCCTCGCCGTATTACACAACATGGCTCAACCCTGTGCTGTACGTGCATCTGGCGTTCGCTGATAACGGGACGGGCATGTCGCCGGAGCATCTCTCTCGTCTGACCGAGCCTTTCTTCACCACGAAGTCCAGCGGACTGGGCCTTGGGCTTTCCATTTGCCGACGAATCATCGAAGCTCACGGTGGTACTATCGCTTACGATTCGACTCTCAACACCGGCACAATCGTGACGATCCGATTGCAGTGCAGTAGTAACTCACTCGAATAG